One genomic region from Sulfurimonas sp. encodes:
- a CDS encoding ShlB/FhaC/HecB family hemolysin secretion/activation protein, with amino-acid sequence MYFKATFCLSILLVFSTISYAKECVELKTINIDEKEILDLEAKNKLFKSHIGKCIDANIIKSILNTTSKYYLDHGYITTKPYLPPQNILDGEIKISVSKGIIEDIVDANTSSSNAKIKTAFIFQKGNALNLRDLETSLEMINRVPSTDAKFEIKPGKKRSSSIVVIKTKETTPYHLEIGVTGEKNLVDDNPYLTANISIDNPFNINDILKFTYNGSRIQQDYQSSSGKELNYSFALGSYLMEYIWYDFLYSQSVLGLNDTYVSDGNTIGFTLKVSKLIFRNKNNKLKLALSLGHKNTKNYFSDELIEVSSYKTTLAQIDLTHTYVQNWGQLINTYSFYRGTDWFGARNDNYFTGNEKAKLQFSKHTLSTYLYYNISNTTYQINSNLHLQYSGDYLYDNNKLRVGSYYTVRGYSSSYYGDSGGYIKNDLLKTFRPDLYPLYVTTISPFIGVDYGYVECRDNNIACGKLIGAAIGFKTYSQKISTDFTWSRALKKVKNSEIETLFRYNLTLKF; translated from the coding sequence GTGTATTTTAAAGCTACTTTTTGTCTGTCAATTTTACTTGTTTTTTCTACTATCTCCTATGCTAAAGAGTGTGTAGAACTAAAAACGATAAATATAGATGAAAAAGAAATTTTAGATTTAGAAGCTAAAAATAAACTTTTTAAAAGTCATATTGGTAAATGTATAGATGCCAATATAATAAAAAGTATCTTAAACACCACTTCCAAATATTACCTAGACCATGGATATATCACAACCAAACCATACTTGCCACCTCAAAATATACTTGATGGAGAGATAAAGATATCTGTTTCAAAGGGTATAATCGAAGATATAGTAGATGCTAATACAAGCAGTTCAAATGCTAAAATAAAAACAGCTTTTATATTTCAAAAAGGTAATGCTTTAAACTTAAGAGATTTAGAAACTTCTTTAGAGATGATAAATAGAGTTCCATCTACAGATGCTAAGTTTGAGATAAAACCAGGGAAAAAACGAAGTTCAAGTATAGTTGTCATAAAAACTAAAGAAACAACTCCATATCATCTAGAGATAGGTGTTACAGGAGAAAAAAATCTAGTTGATGACAATCCATACCTAACAGCAAACATATCAATAGATAATCCTTTTAATATTAATGATATTTTAAAGTTCACATATAACGGTAGTCGTATTCAACAAGATTATCAAAGTTCTTCAGGTAAAGAGTTAAACTATTCTTTTGCACTAGGTAGTTATTTGATGGAGTATATTTGGTATGATTTTTTATATTCCCAAAGTGTTTTAGGTCTAAATGACACTTATGTTTCTGATGGTAATACTATTGGTTTTACTCTTAAAGTAAGTAAACTTATTTTTAGAAATAAAAATAATAAGTTAAAACTTGCACTATCTCTAGGGCACAAAAATACTAAAAACTATTTCTCTGATGAACTTATAGAAGTTTCAAGTTATAAAACAACTCTTGCTCAGATTGACTTGACACATACTTATGTTCAAAACTGGGGACAGCTTATAAATACATATAGTTTTTACAGAGGCACAGACTGGTTTGGGGCTAGAAATGACAACTACTTTACAGGTAATGAAAAAGCAAAACTTCAATTCTCCAAACATACTTTGAGTACATACTTGTACTATAACATCTCAAATACAACTTACCAAATAAACTCAAATCTTCATCTACAATACTCAGGAGATTATCTTTATGATAACAACAAGCTAAGAGTTGGAAGTTACTATACAGTAAGAGGTTATTCATCATCTTACTATGGAGATAGTGGGGGTTACATTAAAAATGATTTACTTAAAACATTCCGCCCAGATTTATATCCTCTTTATGTAACAACTATTTCACCTTTCATCGGGGTTGATTATGGTTATGTAGAGTGTAGAGATAACAATATAGCCTGTGGTAAGTTAATAGGTGCTGCCATAGGATTTAAAACATATTCACAGAAAATAAGTACAGACTTTACTTGGAGTAGAGCTTTGAAAAAAGTTAAAAATTCAGAGATAGAAACACTATTTCGTTATAACTTAACACTAAAATTTTAG
- a CDS encoding FkbM family methyltransferase, which translates to MFNLVDFNYINEEDKKLTELFLSSSTPKKKYILGINKLTKSILKHIKVDGIIDDFTRVQSSRKKEILKIEDVPKGAVILSVSTGSPLEVKSKLDAMGFLNFNYLSFFRYSNLPLVPPPFMLDFKEDFLKNKKRYEDMYNLLEDEKSKEVFTKVINFKISFDLEFMNGFTNDHEGQYFDKEIVPDIKNITFVDGGGYVGDTAARVIKNHSDFKKIYLIEPISENLAIASRDLAEFKNIEFIPLGLSNKKTTLHFNEEKSFSSIYGNGTQSVEVDKLDNIIKEKVDFIKLDIEGAEQDAIQGAKKTIKKYKPVLAICIYHKAQDWYKIPQMLLEMNSDYKVYLRHYMEGIFESVLYFIPKKENKYV; encoded by the coding sequence GTGTTTAATTTAGTAGATTTTAACTATATAAATGAAGAAGATAAAAAACTAACAGAGCTTTTTTTATCTTCCTCTACTCCCAAAAAAAAATACATTCTAGGCATAAATAAACTCACAAAATCTATCTTAAAACATATAAAAGTAGATGGTATTATAGATGACTTTACTAGAGTTCAGAGTTCAAGAAAAAAAGAGATACTAAAGATAGAAGATGTGCCAAAAGGTGCGGTTATCTTATCAGTGTCAACAGGTAGTCCACTTGAAGTAAAATCTAAACTAGATGCGATGGGCTTTTTAAATTTTAATTATCTTTCGTTTTTTAGATATTCAAACCTTCCTCTTGTCCCTCCACCTTTTATGCTTGATTTTAAAGAAGACTTTTTAAAAAATAAAAAACGATACGAAGATATGTATAATTTACTTGAAGATGAAAAATCAAAAGAAGTTTTTACAAAAGTTATAAATTTTAAGATTAGTTTTGATTTAGAGTTTATGAATGGATTTACAAATGACCATGAAGGTCAATATTTTGACAAAGAGATAGTTCCAGATATAAAAAATATAACCTTTGTAGATGGTGGTGGATATGTTGGCGATACCGCTGCGAGGGTAATCAAAAATCATTCTGATTTTAAAAAGATATATCTTATTGAACCAATAAGTGAAAATTTAGCAATAGCATCTAGGGATTTAGCAGAATTTAAAAACATAGAGTTTATTCCTCTTGGACTCTCAAACAAAAAAACTACCTTACACTTTAATGAAGAAAAATCTTTCTCTAGCATCTATGGAAATGGAACTCAAAGTGTAGAGGTTGATAAGTTAGATAACATCATAAAAGAAAAAGTAGATTTTATAAAACTGGACATTGAAGGTGCAGAACAAGATGCAATCCAAGGCGCAAAAAAAACTATAAAAAAGTATAAACCAGTTTTAGCGATTTGCATCTATCATAAGGCACAAGATTGGTATAAAATTCCTCAGATGCTACTAGAAATGAATAGTGATTATAAAGTTTATTTGCGTCATTATATGGAAGGAATATTTGAGAGTGTTCTTTATTTTATACCGAAAAAGGAAAACAAATATGTATGA
- a CDS encoding FAD-dependent oxidoreductase, with product MYDLAIIGAGINGTSVAYEFAKAGKKVIIFDMDGVASGGSGAAGAFIAPKFSKEGELKELLNDAFIYSMKFYEQNFPHLLKKIKLFHSTTDEESSKTLEAYKKNTPLKMKKVSEDFLNTLSPSAKEYAHICIDAGIVNAHAMCRALCKNAKYIEQKVKSLIFEDDYWVVNEVYSAKNILLATGAYDAVIKEPYIKLSGVWGHRIDIKTSTKNLYSIHRDISISPSFDGVIAIGATHDVHYHPQRTTTAYDPKKGRIELLAKAEKTIKLQDVEIVKDFTGLRSGSTDYMPIIGSLVISKETLASKNIRYEIESSNTSSYTYYPNLYMINGSGGYGFVLGPYIAKILKEHILDAKEISKRLSPDRFFTRWAKKSF from the coding sequence ATGTATGATTTAGCGATAATAGGTGCTGGAATAAATGGAACAAGTGTAGCTTATGAATTTGCCAAGGCTGGTAAAAAGGTTATCATCTTTGATATGGATGGAGTTGCTAGTGGAGGAAGTGGTGCTGCTGGTGCTTTTATTGCACCAAAATTCTCTAAAGAGGGGGAGTTAAAAGAACTTTTAAATGATGCTTTTATTTATAGTATGAAGTTTTATGAGCAAAATTTTCCACATCTTCTAAAAAAAATAAAACTTTTTCATAGTACAACAGACGAAGAATCATCTAAAACACTTGAGGCATATAAAAAAAATACTCCATTAAAAATGAAAAAAGTATCTGAGGATTTTTTAAATACTTTAAGCCCTAGCGCAAAAGAATATGCACATATATGTATAGATGCTGGAATAGTTAACGCTCACGCAATGTGTAGGGCACTGTGTAAAAATGCTAAATATATAGAGCAAAAAGTAAAATCTTTAATATTTGAAGATGATTACTGGGTAGTAAATGAGGTATATAGTGCTAAAAATATTTTACTTGCAACAGGTGCTTATGACGCAGTTATAAAAGAACCATATATAAAGCTAAGTGGTGTTTGGGGACATCGGATTGATATAAAAACTTCTACAAAAAATTTATATAGTATCCATAGAGATATTTCAATATCTCCGAGTTTTGATGGAGTAATAGCTATCGGTGCAACGCATGATGTTCACTATCATCCACAAAGAACTACTACTGCTTATGACCCAAAAAAAGGCAGAATAGAATTACTTGCTAAAGCAGAAAAAACTATAAAACTCCAAGATGTAGAAATCGTGAAAGACTTTACAGGTTTGCGTTCAGGCTCTACTGACTATATGCCTATTATAGGAAGTTTAGTTATTTCAAAAGAAACACTTGCGAGTAAAAATATACGGTATGAAATAGAAAGCTCAAATACTTCAAGTTATACTTACTATCCAAATCTTTATATGATAAATGGAAGCGGTGGATATGGTTTTGTGTTAGGTCCATATATAGCAAAAATTTTAAAAGAGCATATCTTAGATGCTAAAGAGATAAGTAAAAGATTAAGCCCAGATAGATTTTTTACTAGATGGGCTAAAAAATCATTTTAA
- the glyS gene encoding glycine--tRNA ligase subunit beta, with protein MLKTLLIEIGVEELPAVPLLKELKNIEKKYADILEKNSLLCEFEFYYTPRRLVVWHREFKSAQEDSVEEFFGAPIAVAYKDGEPTPAANGFAKKCGVQLSEIGVAQKGNKDVLYYKKDVKGKDSTQLLEGIISEWIKSLSFGKSMRWGSLNESFIRPIRWVNVMLDDKLVNIELFGVKSSKITFVHRISNFEALEVKGSKEYFEILKDGGVTLFSEDRMLKILNDFKAIEVSNGVNIEVDDDLLNEVIAITENPTALLGSFDEEFLRLPPEVIITSMKEHQRYFPVFKDGKLINKFVVVSNALTDDFSKVIQGNERVLRPRLADGLFFFDNDLKNGLSTDGLEKVAFFKGLGSVKDKMIREAKIANTLFDMYKIDAKKEDLDTAVNLAKADLMSEMVYEFTELQGLMGSYYAQKAGESEAVVTAIKEQYLPDGEDSALPSTPLSAIVAMSIKLDTLLALFSVNQIPTGSRDPFALRRAVNGIIRITAKHNLEFDISKTLKELASGYASIDMQKLESFFLERVKQYYKVNPSVVEAVLASKERELVAISQKIEALDAIVNSEGFSEAFSTFKRVANITKDIDLTQELSVDVKLFEEKAEEDLYAKYSEISSAKYNSYEEELDALLGLKPNLDKFFDDVMVNVDDEAIKNNRKSLVASIYKSILNIADIKEVSV; from the coding sequence ATGCTAAAAACGCTACTAATTGAGATAGGTGTTGAAGAACTACCTGCTGTTCCACTTTTAAAAGAACTTAAGAATATTGAAAAAAAATATGCTGATATTTTAGAAAAAAATTCATTACTTTGTGAGTTTGAATTTTACTATACTCCTCGCCGTTTAGTTGTCTGGCATAGAGAGTTTAAAAGTGCGCAAGAAGATAGCGTTGAAGAGTTTTTTGGAGCTCCTATTGCTGTTGCCTATAAAGATGGAGAACCTACACCTGCTGCAAATGGTTTTGCTAAAAAATGTGGAGTCCAGCTTAGTGAAATAGGTGTAGCACAAAAGGGCAATAAAGATGTTCTTTACTACAAAAAAGATGTTAAAGGTAAAGACTCTACTCAGCTTTTAGAAGGCATCATAAGTGAGTGGATAAAAAGTCTTAGTTTTGGTAAGTCTATGAGGTGGGGAAGTCTTAATGAGAGTTTTATAAGACCTATTCGATGGGTAAATGTTATGCTTGATGATAAACTTGTAAATATAGAACTTTTTGGCGTTAAATCTTCTAAAATCACTTTTGTTCATCGTATTAGTAATTTTGAAGCACTTGAAGTTAAAGGTTCAAAAGAGTATTTTGAAATATTAAAAGATGGTGGTGTTACACTTTTTAGTGAAGATAGAATGCTAAAGATATTAAATGATTTTAAAGCCATTGAGGTTAGTAATGGGGTGAATATTGAAGTTGATGATGATTTACTTAATGAAGTTATAGCCATTACAGAAAATCCGACAGCACTTTTAGGCTCGTTTGATGAGGAGTTTTTAAGACTTCCTCCTGAGGTTATCATCACTTCTATGAAGGAACATCAGAGATATTTTCCAGTTTTTAAAGACGGTAAACTTATAAACAAGTTTGTAGTAGTTTCAAATGCACTTACAGATGATTTTTCAAAAGTTATCCAAGGAAATGAAAGAGTTCTTCGTCCTCGTTTAGCAGATGGACTTTTCTTTTTTGATAATGATTTAAAAAATGGACTTAGCACAGATGGACTAGAAAAAGTTGCATTTTTTAAAGGTCTTGGAAGTGTTAAAGATAAGATGATTAGAGAAGCTAAAATAGCAAACACTCTTTTTGATATGTATAAGATAGATGCTAAAAAAGAAGACCTAGACACAGCGGTAAACTTAGCAAAAGCTGACTTGATGAGTGAGATGGTTTATGAGTTTACAGAACTTCAAGGTCTTATGGGGTCATACTACGCACAAAAAGCGGGAGAGAGTGAAGCTGTTGTAACCGCTATAAAAGAGCAATATTTACCAGATGGAGAAGATAGCGCACTTCCTTCAACTCCTCTTAGTGCCATAGTTGCAATGAGCATAAAGCTTGATACCCTTTTAGCTTTGTTTAGTGTAAATCAAATTCCGACAGGTTCTCGTGACCCTTTTGCTCTTCGTCGCGCAGTAAATGGAATCATAAGAATTACGGCAAAGCATAACTTAGAATTTGATATATCAAAAACATTAAAAGAGTTGGCATCTGGATATGCATCTATTGATATGCAAAAATTAGAAAGTTTTTTCTTGGAGCGAGTGAAACAATACTATAAAGTGAACCCATCTGTTGTTGAAGCAGTTTTAGCATCTAAAGAAAGAGAGTTAGTCGCAATTTCACAAAAGATAGAGGCACTAGATGCTATCGTAAATAGTGAAGGTTTCTCTGAGGCGTTTTCAACCTTTAAACGAGTTGCAAACATAACTAAAGATATTGATTTAACACAAGAGTTATCAGTAGATGTAAAACTCTTTGAAGAAAAAGCAGAAGAAGACTTGTATGCAAAATACAGTGAAATTTCATCTGCAAAATATAACTCTTATGAAGAAGAACTAGATGCTCTTTTAGGTTTAAAACCAAATCTTGATAAGTTCTTTGATGATGTTATGGTAAATGTTGACGATGAAGCTATAAAAAACAATAGAAAATCATTAGTAGCATCTATATATAAAAGTATATTAAATATAGCAGATATCAAAGAAGTAAGTGTTTAA
- a CDS encoding class II SORL domain-containing protein has product MPKINKYVDIDTVEREAKKDLIDRHSPFITVDGAAKKGEILSVNVKMGNEYTHPDDFDHFIESITLFNGDTKLAAASFIPGTLGNEKSHAQVTFNIRPMGKKLNLIAHGYCTKHGIWESTPLEVAVAQ; this is encoded by the coding sequence ATGCCAAAGATTAACAAATATGTTGATATAGATACAGTAGAAAGAGAAGCTAAAAAAGATTTGATTGACCGTCACTCTCCATTTATTACAGTTGATGGTGCAGCTAAAAAAGGTGAAATCCTTTCAGTTAATGTAAAAATGGGAAATGAATATACTCACCCAGATGATTTTGATCACTTCATCGAAAGTATCACTCTTTTTAATGGTGACACTAAATTAGCTGCGGCTTCTTTTATTCCTGGAACTTTAGGAAACGAAAAATCTCACGCGCAAGTAACTTTTAACATCAGACCAATGGGTAAAAAACTAAACCTTATTGCTCACGGTTACTGTACAAAACACGGCATCTGGGAGTCAACTCCACTAGAAGTTGCAGTAGCTCAGTAG
- a CDS encoding EAL domain-containing protein, producing the protein MLHLDDNNLKLYDVLLKNYQKLDEDKRYYHSAFNLLGDLVWLKDIDGVFLKCNENAARLIGLQISQIIGKTDYDLFEKDRADYFLEIDKKAMYGNNPIVVKEYLSAADGSFQGYFETTKAPMKDEDGNIIGVLGVSKDINEITIKEKELEKLSQYDTLTDLKNRNAMMNELHIILEKKEKSIKHSLLFIDLDKFKEINDSMGHNIGDEILISVSRRLEKIIEKDDILARFGGDEFTIFLQNTQNNSRDIEVAKKIITILRRPFYIKEHEFFITSSVGISVYPNDSSSVEELLKYADSAMYHAKNSGKDNYKFYNENLSKSLMKKVSIINDLRKAIKNKEFVLYYQIQVDAKENKVVGAEALVRWIHPTRGLIYPIEFIHIAESSGQIVDLGKWVIFEAMKDISQWKKNSVKIDKISINLSTRQLSDEHLILILIQALKATGCKAEWVEFEITESYTMNNFESSVLLLNEIVDLGFSLSIDDFGTGYSSLSYIKKLPISKLKIDKLFVDDIEKSDDDKSIVNAFVLISKSLKLDVIAEGIQTQKQQDELLKIGCNLSQGYLYSKPVPKEELLKVLF; encoded by the coding sequence ATGCTTCATCTTGATGATAATAATTTAAAATTATATGATGTGTTATTAAAAAACTATCAAAAGTTAGATGAAGATAAAAGATATTATCATAGTGCATTTAATCTTTTGGGAGATTTAGTTTGGTTAAAAGATATAGACGGTGTATTTTTAAAATGTAATGAAAATGCAGCGCGACTTATCGGTTTACAAATTTCTCAAATAATTGGAAAAACGGATTATGATTTATTTGAGAAGGATAGAGCAGACTATTTTTTAGAGATAGATAAAAAAGCAATGTACGGAAATAACCCGATTGTAGTTAAAGAATATCTAAGTGCTGCAGATGGTTCGTTTCAAGGATATTTTGAAACTACTAAAGCTCCTATGAAAGATGAAGATGGAAATATTATTGGTGTTTTAGGTGTTTCAAAAGATATTAACGAGATAACTATAAAAGAAAAAGAACTAGAAAAACTTTCTCAATACGATACTTTAACTGACTTAAAGAATAGAAATGCAATGATGAATGAATTGCATATTATTTTAGAAAAAAAAGAAAAAAGTATAAAGCATTCTTTGTTATTTATAGATTTAGATAAATTTAAAGAAATTAACGACTCTATGGGACATAATATTGGAGATGAAATTTTAATTTCAGTTTCAAGAAGACTTGAAAAAATAATTGAAAAAGATGATATTTTAGCAAGATTTGGGGGAGATGAATTTACTATATTTCTTCAAAATACACAAAACAATTCAAGAGATATCGAAGTTGCTAAAAAAATTATTACTATTTTAAGGAGACCTTTTTATATAAAAGAACATGAATTTTTTATAACATCAAGCGTAGGAATATCTGTATATCCAAATGATTCAAGTTCAGTAGAAGAACTTTTAAAATATGCTGATAGTGCCATGTATCATGCTAAAAATAGTGGTAAAGATAACTATAAGTTTTATAATGAAAATCTTTCAAAAAGTCTTATGAAAAAAGTTTCAATAATTAATGATTTACGAAAAGCAATCAAGAATAAAGAGTTTGTATTATACTATCAAATACAAGTAGATGCAAAAGAAAATAAAGTTGTAGGAGCTGAAGCTTTAGTCAGGTGGATTCATCCAACAAGGGGGCTTATCTATCCGATTGAGTTTATCCATATAGCTGAATCATCAGGACAGATAGTAGATTTAGGAAAATGGGTGATTTTTGAAGCTATGAAAGATATTTCTCAGTGGAAAAAAAACTCAGTAAAAATAGACAAAATATCGATAAATTTATCCACAAGACAATTGAGTGATGAGCATTTGATTTTAATTCTAATTCAAGCATTAAAAGCTACTGGATGTAAAGCAGAGTGGGTTGAGTTTGAAATTACAGAAAGTTATACAATGAATAATTTTGAATCTAGTGTGCTTTTACTAAATGAGATTGTTGACTTAGGTTTTAGTCTTTCGATTGATGATTTTGGAACAGGTTATTCTTCTTTGTCATATATTAAAAAACTTCCTATAAGTAAATTAAAAATTGATAAGCTTTTTGTTGATGATATTGAAAAAAGTGATGATGATAAATCTATTGTAAATGCTTTTGTATTAATCTCGAAGAGTTTGAAATTAGATGTTATAGCTGAAGGGATTCAAACGCAGAAACAACAAGACGAACTCTTGAAAATTGGATGTAATTTATCTCAAGGATATTTATATTCAAAACCTGTGCCTAAAGAAGAATTATTAAAAGTTCTTTTTTAA